A window from Vigna angularis cultivar LongXiaoDou No.4 chromosome 7, ASM1680809v1, whole genome shotgun sequence encodes these proteins:
- the LOC108345676 gene encoding uncharacterized protein LOC108345676 isoform X2, which yields MGSSKQSARILDTLKMERVRTILTHTYPYPHEHSRHAVIAVVIGCLFFISSDNIHTLVEKLDNNVKWWSMYACLFGFFYFFSSPFIHKTFKPSYSNFSRWYIAWILVAAVYHLPSFQSMGVDMRMNLSLFLTIYLSSILFLFVFHIIFLGLWYIGFVSRVAGKRPEILTILQNCAVLSVACCVFYSHCGNRAMQRERTLYQKNSNWFSFWKKGNGNTWLAKFLRMNELKDQVCSSWFAPVGSASDYPLLSKWVIYGEIACNGSCHGSSDEISPIYSLWATFIGLYIANYVVERSTGWALTHPLSVKEYEKLKKKQMKPDFLDMVPWYSGTSADLFKTVFDLLVSVTVFVGRFDMRMMQAAMSRVSDGNQNDDLLYDHFSEKEDFWFDFMADTGDGGNSSYAVARLLAKPFIRTLKDDAELTLPRGDLLLIGGDLAYPNPSAFTYERRLFVPFECALQPPPWYKAEQIAVNKPEVPYGAPLKQYNGPQCFVIPGNHDWFDGLQTFMRYICHRNWLGGWLMPQKKSYFALQLPKRWWVFGLDLALHGDIDVYQFKFFSELITEKVREDDSVILITHEPNWITDWYWNDVTGKNISHLICDYLKGRCKLRMAGDLHHYMRHSHVKSNGPVHVHHLLVNGCGGAFLHPTHVFSKFNKLHGVTYECKAAYPSFEDSSRCELNHILQDDTFSGHIKSFLGTVWNGFIYILQHSCVSLAGVILLLFAAYSFVPPKLSRKKRAIIGVLHVSAHLAAALILMLLLEIGVEICIQHDLLATSGYHTLYQWYRSVESEHFPDPTGLRARIEQWTFGLYPACIKYLMSAFDVPEVMAVSRSNICKNGLESLSRGGAVIYYASVFLYFWVFSTPVVSLVFGSYLYICINWLHLHFDEAFSSLRIANYKSFTRFHINYDGDLEVYTLAVDKVPKEWKLDPEWDGEAKHPQELSHFRRFPSKWRAVTAHQDPVHSVRIVDHFVIHRTENIDCDTTTSNGPVQ from the exons aTGGGCTCTAGCAAGCAGTCTGCTCGTATTCTTGATACGTTGAAAATGGAGAGGGTTAGAACTATTTTAACCCACACTTATCCATACCCTCACGAGCATTCCCGCCATGCTGTAATTGCTGTTGTTATCGGTTGCCTCTTTTTCATCTCATCTGACAATATACATACTCTTGTAGAAAAATTAGACAACAATGTTAAATGGTGGTCTATGTATGCCTGCTTGTTTGggttcttttatttcttttcatcaCCATTTATACACAAGACTTTCAAACCGAGCTATTCAAATTTCAGTCGATG GTACATAGCTTGGATTTTAGTGGCAGCTGTGTATCATCTTCCTAGCTTTCAGTCAATGGGAGTGGATATGAGGATGAACCTATCTTTGTTTTTGACCATATATCTCTCTTCCATCTTGTTTCTTTTTGTCTTCCACATTATATTTCTTGGCCTCTGGTATATTGGCTTTGTTTCACGTGTAGCTGGAAAGAGACCAGAGATCTTGACCATTCTCCAAAACTGTGCA GTACTTAGCGTGGCCTGCTGTGTATTTTACAGTCACTGTGGTAACCGTGCCATGCAAAGAGAGAGAACGCTTTACCAAAAAAATTCTAACTGGTTTTCTTTCTGGAAGAAAGGGAATGGGAACACTTGGCTTGCAAAGTTTCTTCGGATGAATGAATTGAAAGACCAGGTTTGCTCATCTTGGTTTGCTCCAGTTGGTTCTGCGAGTGATTATCCTCtcttgtcaaaatgggttatttATGGCGAG aTAGCTTGCAATGGATCGTGTCATGGTTCATCAGATGAAATTTCTCCCATTTACTCACTTTGGGCTACATTTATTGGGCTTTACATTGCAAATTATGTGGTGGAGAGATCAACAGG GTGGGCTCTTACTCACCCATTATCTGTTAAAGAATAtgagaagttgaagaagaagcaaaTGAAGCCTGACTTTTTAGACATGGTTCCTTGGTACTCTGG AACATCTGCTGATTTATTCAAAACTGTTTTTGATCTCCTCGTATCAGTGACTGTCTTCGTTGGGCGTTTTGACATGCGCATGATGCAG GCAGCAATGAGTAGGGTTAGTGATGGAAATCAAAACGATGACCTTCTATATGATCATTTTAGTGAGAAGGAAGATTTTTGGTTTGACTTTATGGCTGATACTGGTGATGGTGGGAACTCATCTTATGCTGTTGCACGACTACTTGCCAAGCCTTTCATTCGAACACTGAAAGATGATGCTGAGCTTACCTTACCACGTGGAGACTTGCTACTTATTGGGGGTGATCTTGC GTATCCAAATCCATCAGCATTCACATATGAAAGGCGTCTTTTTGTTCCTTTTGAGTGTGCTCTTCAACCTCCTCCATGGTATAAAGCAGAGCAGATAGCTGTGAACAAGCCGGAGGTACCCTATGGAGCTCCATTGAAACAATACAATGGACCTCAGTGTTTTGTTATTCCTGGAAACCATG ACTGGTTTGATGGACTCCAGACCTTCATGAGGTATATATGTCATAGAAATTGGTTAGGTGGATGGCTCATGCCCCAGAAGAAGAGTTATTTTGCTTTGCAACTCCCTAAACGGTGGTGGGTTTTTGGGCTCGATCTAGCTCTTCATGGTGACATTGATGTGTACCAATTCAAGTTCTTTTCAGAATTGATAACGGAGAAA GTTCGAGAGGATGACTCTGTGATCCTTATAACTCATGAACCTAATTGGATCACTGACTGGTATTGGAATGATGTTACTGGAAAGAATATTTCACATCTGATTTGTGATTATTTGAAAGGAAGATGTAAGCTTCGAATGGCTGGGGACTTGCATCATTACATGCGTCATTCTCATGTAAAGTCAAATGGGCCTGTACATGTACATCATCTTCTCGTTAATGGTTGTGGTGGAGCATTTCTACATCCTACCCATGTTTTCAGTAAATTTAACAAGCTTCACGGTGTCACCTACGAGTGCAAAGCTGCATATCCTTCATTTGAAGATTCAAGCAGG TGTGAGCTGAATCACATCCTCCAAGATGATACATTTTCTGGCCACATAAAGAGTTTCCTTGGTACTGTGTGGAAtggatttatttatattctgcAGCACTCATGTGTGTCACTAGCGGGAGTTATACTGTTACTATTTGCGGCATATTCTTTTGTTCCACCCAAATTGTCACGGAAGAAACGAGCAATAATTGGAGTTCTGCATGTTTCTGCTCACCTTGCTGCGGCACTAATTCTTATGTTGCTTCTTGAAATAGGCGTTGAAATATGCATCCAGCATGACTTGCTGGCAACTTCAG GGTATCACACTTTATATCAGTGGTATAGATCAGTGGAAAGTGAGCACTTCCCCGATCCAACTGGACTCAGAGCTCGAATTGAACAATGGACATTTGGACTTTATCCGGCATGTATCAAGTATTTAATGTCTGCTTTTGATGTGCCAGAG GTCATGGCAGTCTCTCGGAGCAATATTTGCAAGAACGGATTAGAATCTCTTTCCAGGGGGGGTGCTGTAATATATTACGCTTCTGTCTTCCTTTATTTTTGGGTATTTTCGACCCCTGTTGTTTCCTTGGTGTTTGGGAGCTACTTATACATTTGCATCAACTGGCTTCACTTACACTTTGATGAAGCCTTTTCGTCTCTTCGAATAGCTAATTATAAATCATTCACTCGATTTCACATCAATTATGATGGTGATCTTGAAGTTTATACTCTGGCTGTTGATAAG GTTCCAAAGGAATGGAAACTTGATCCGGAATGGGACGGAGAGGCGAAACATCCACAAGAGTTGAGTCATTTTAGAAGGTTTCCGAGCAAATGGAGGGCAGTCACCGCTCACCAGGATCCAGTACATTCGGTCAGAATTGTTGACCATTTCGTTATTCATCGGACTGAAAACATTGACTGTGATACTACTACATCTAACGGGCCAGTTCAataa
- the LOC108345676 gene encoding uncharacterized protein LOC108345676 isoform X3, which produces MGSSKQSARILDTLKMERVRTILTHTYPYPHEHSRHAVIAVVIGCLFFISSDNIHTLVEKLDNNVKWWSMYACLFGFFYFFSSPFIHKTFKPSYSNFSRWYIAWILVAAVYHLPSFQSMGVDMRMNLSLFLTIYLSSILFLFVFHIIFLGLWYIGFVSRVAGKRPEILTILQNCAVLSVACCVFYSHCGNRAMQRERTLYQKNSNWFSFWKKGNGNTWLAKFLRMNELKDQVCSSWFAPVGSASDYPLLSKWVIYGEIACNGSCHGSSDEISPIYSLWATFIGLYIANYVVERSTGWALTHPLSVKEYEKLKKKQMKPDFLDMVPWYSGTSADLFKTVFDLLVSVTVFVGRFDMRMMQAAMSRVSDGNQNDDLLYDHFSEKEDFWFDFMADTGDGGNSSYAVARLLAKPFIRTLKDDAELTLPRGDLLLIGGDLAYPNPSAFTYERRLFVPFECALQPPPWYKAEQIAVNKPEVPYGAPLKQYNGPQCFVIPGNHDWFDGLQTFMRYICHRNWLGGWLMPQKKSYFALQLPKRWWVFGLDLALHGDIDVYQFKFFSELITEKVREDDSVILITHEPNWITDWYWNDVTGKNISHLICDYLKGRCKLRMAGDLHHYMRHSHVKSNGPVHVHHLLVNGCGGAFLHPTHVFSKFNKLHGVTYECKAAYPSFEDSSRIALGNILKFRKKNWQFDFIGGIIYFVLVFSMFPQCELNHILQDDTFSGHIKSFLGTVWNGFIYILQHSCVSLAGVILLLFAAYSFVPPKLSRKKRAIIGVLHVSAHLAAALILMLLLEIGVEICIQHDLLATSGYHTLYQWYRSVESEHFPDPTGLRARIEQWTFGLYPACIKYLMSAFDVPEVMAVSRSNICKNGLESLSRGGAVIYYASVFLYFWVPKEWKLDPEWDGEAKHPQELSHFRRFPSKWRAVTAHQDPVHSVRIVDHFVIHRTENIDCDTTTSNGPVQ; this is translated from the exons aTGGGCTCTAGCAAGCAGTCTGCTCGTATTCTTGATACGTTGAAAATGGAGAGGGTTAGAACTATTTTAACCCACACTTATCCATACCCTCACGAGCATTCCCGCCATGCTGTAATTGCTGTTGTTATCGGTTGCCTCTTTTTCATCTCATCTGACAATATACATACTCTTGTAGAAAAATTAGACAACAATGTTAAATGGTGGTCTATGTATGCCTGCTTGTTTGggttcttttatttcttttcatcaCCATTTATACACAAGACTTTCAAACCGAGCTATTCAAATTTCAGTCGATG GTACATAGCTTGGATTTTAGTGGCAGCTGTGTATCATCTTCCTAGCTTTCAGTCAATGGGAGTGGATATGAGGATGAACCTATCTTTGTTTTTGACCATATATCTCTCTTCCATCTTGTTTCTTTTTGTCTTCCACATTATATTTCTTGGCCTCTGGTATATTGGCTTTGTTTCACGTGTAGCTGGAAAGAGACCAGAGATCTTGACCATTCTCCAAAACTGTGCA GTACTTAGCGTGGCCTGCTGTGTATTTTACAGTCACTGTGGTAACCGTGCCATGCAAAGAGAGAGAACGCTTTACCAAAAAAATTCTAACTGGTTTTCTTTCTGGAAGAAAGGGAATGGGAACACTTGGCTTGCAAAGTTTCTTCGGATGAATGAATTGAAAGACCAGGTTTGCTCATCTTGGTTTGCTCCAGTTGGTTCTGCGAGTGATTATCCTCtcttgtcaaaatgggttatttATGGCGAG aTAGCTTGCAATGGATCGTGTCATGGTTCATCAGATGAAATTTCTCCCATTTACTCACTTTGGGCTACATTTATTGGGCTTTACATTGCAAATTATGTGGTGGAGAGATCAACAGG GTGGGCTCTTACTCACCCATTATCTGTTAAAGAATAtgagaagttgaagaagaagcaaaTGAAGCCTGACTTTTTAGACATGGTTCCTTGGTACTCTGG AACATCTGCTGATTTATTCAAAACTGTTTTTGATCTCCTCGTATCAGTGACTGTCTTCGTTGGGCGTTTTGACATGCGCATGATGCAG GCAGCAATGAGTAGGGTTAGTGATGGAAATCAAAACGATGACCTTCTATATGATCATTTTAGTGAGAAGGAAGATTTTTGGTTTGACTTTATGGCTGATACTGGTGATGGTGGGAACTCATCTTATGCTGTTGCACGACTACTTGCCAAGCCTTTCATTCGAACACTGAAAGATGATGCTGAGCTTACCTTACCACGTGGAGACTTGCTACTTATTGGGGGTGATCTTGC GTATCCAAATCCATCAGCATTCACATATGAAAGGCGTCTTTTTGTTCCTTTTGAGTGTGCTCTTCAACCTCCTCCATGGTATAAAGCAGAGCAGATAGCTGTGAACAAGCCGGAGGTACCCTATGGAGCTCCATTGAAACAATACAATGGACCTCAGTGTTTTGTTATTCCTGGAAACCATG ACTGGTTTGATGGACTCCAGACCTTCATGAGGTATATATGTCATAGAAATTGGTTAGGTGGATGGCTCATGCCCCAGAAGAAGAGTTATTTTGCTTTGCAACTCCCTAAACGGTGGTGGGTTTTTGGGCTCGATCTAGCTCTTCATGGTGACATTGATGTGTACCAATTCAAGTTCTTTTCAGAATTGATAACGGAGAAA GTTCGAGAGGATGACTCTGTGATCCTTATAACTCATGAACCTAATTGGATCACTGACTGGTATTGGAATGATGTTACTGGAAAGAATATTTCACATCTGATTTGTGATTATTTGAAAGGAAGATGTAAGCTTCGAATGGCTGGGGACTTGCATCATTACATGCGTCATTCTCATGTAAAGTCAAATGGGCCTGTACATGTACATCATCTTCTCGTTAATGGTTGTGGTGGAGCATTTCTACATCCTACCCATGTTTTCAGTAAATTTAACAAGCTTCACGGTGTCACCTACGAGTGCAAAGCTGCATATCCTTCATTTGAAGATTCAAGCAGG ATTGCATTGGGAAACATTCTAAAATTTCGAAAGAAGAACTGGcaatttgattttattggtgGCATTATATATTTTGTGCTAGTCTTTTCAATGTTTCCACAA TGTGAGCTGAATCACATCCTCCAAGATGATACATTTTCTGGCCACATAAAGAGTTTCCTTGGTACTGTGTGGAAtggatttatttatattctgcAGCACTCATGTGTGTCACTAGCGGGAGTTATACTGTTACTATTTGCGGCATATTCTTTTGTTCCACCCAAATTGTCACGGAAGAAACGAGCAATAATTGGAGTTCTGCATGTTTCTGCTCACCTTGCTGCGGCACTAATTCTTATGTTGCTTCTTGAAATAGGCGTTGAAATATGCATCCAGCATGACTTGCTGGCAACTTCAG GGTATCACACTTTATATCAGTGGTATAGATCAGTGGAAAGTGAGCACTTCCCCGATCCAACTGGACTCAGAGCTCGAATTGAACAATGGACATTTGGACTTTATCCGGCATGTATCAAGTATTTAATGTCTGCTTTTGATGTGCCAGAG GTCATGGCAGTCTCTCGGAGCAATATTTGCAAGAACGGATTAGAATCTCTTTCCAGGGGGGGTGCTGTAATATATTACGCTTCTGTCTTCCTTTATTTTTGG GTTCCAAAGGAATGGAAACTTGATCCGGAATGGGACGGAGAGGCGAAACATCCACAAGAGTTGAGTCATTTTAGAAGGTTTCCGAGCAAATGGAGGGCAGTCACCGCTCACCAGGATCCAGTACATTCGGTCAGAATTGTTGACCATTTCGTTATTCATCGGACTGAAAACATTGACTGTGATACTACTACATCTAACGGGCCAGTTCAataa